A portion of the Fibrobacterota bacterium genome contains these proteins:
- a CDS encoding glycoside hydrolase family 9 protein, translating into MRANAARRALRHFSNSVLAGLVSAACLLAGAPRTASAQAGGPLPYAPIANPLPDTMDQLYRDSLNIKFSKIRVNQAGYRTTDRKFFYTVGATGTTFKVIDEGKAQVATGTLTATGQSTSGQLSIKASNNASLVSGGDTRYTMIGPIFSGPVSEGEIPTSIAPGKYRIVVGTDTSAPFMVDNRIYSWVKDALLKFYGVNRDGNTDSWFHPASHMKDGPNGDGSLTGGWFDCGDHLKESQTMGYAMAMLGLYSATLPDRDADHYGRNQNDTYRTDGVPDMLYETKIGADYFLKSYDLAKGDPSKMITSIGSFGGDHGWWGRPEFQDGLPHDRGGPVRDVRVEVGANVTGKIAAGLAFFSRQYSPFDKDYSDRCLAAAKKIYAYGKTNLTITNSSAYNGDASYRDDLALAAVALLWATKDTTYKNDLIANATLGTYANTNYYVQGTFAAGWLADSGQGYLNRGGANTCWASLQMPTLWAFYRLILKDSAQAATYGITSQRLDLIEDVAFGYIANLGWMQGGTSTITLPASNPQLYGGNILTYDPLWKINTHIGANATPVYNRYIAGNSSDIFCYYDMAKDLQGKALPHTPASMDWKADEVHQLLVRQMDYMLGVNPWDISMIYGVGAKNFNHPHHRGANPEGSNLPGAFYHYRPPVGALQGGYPAAGQNGSGLYYEFWGDYDHSESCLDGTTSMLLPALGLANDEAADPLAVQVQIEYVGTDHAIIIVRQSRFGTALIRYGTSATALNTTKAGDSAGMEHRIVLSGLTPGTTYYFQAEAVDIKGGSGLNDNGGSKFVFTTLAQPPGAAQIAQVKVCNVTDKTAEILWYTPNGAYDSKVVYGTGKPPTQVHDGDITDDNQGQFYTFTTKIQHVEFDVRAISYPLDGKTYLGFNIVNQDIKSYDSLDVRLYMRATVDQMADFGVRADIGQAYLSTGYLDPTNAFKTGLDTLIQRVKPVRMDETFDAATNTYFWYVSLPMGNAVMASGARFRVDVTFVKRNEHNDLLDQPSTYVPSSKDWSWAPHSRAQGDPVDFGGIKTGTKDDVDTKYIFTEVDPYITVYRKGQFVWGYSPSSKEQATKVTNYQMNVQITAPLNNPPEDYKKLDQASSTAIVKGTVTISDAGKLTDVWVNGERVANVSQVATYDAKANAWNLNVPIKLKPGPNEVDITLFGGADPNCQGCVGCAFVNRHF; encoded by the coding sequence ATGCGCGCAAACGCGGCGCGTCGGGCGCTAAGACATTTCAGCAATTCCGTCCTGGCCGGCCTCGTGTCGGCCGCCTGCCTGTTGGCGGGGGCGCCCCGGACCGCCTCCGCCCAGGCGGGAGGACCTCTCCCCTACGCGCCAATCGCCAATCCGCTCCCGGATACCATGGATCAGCTCTATCGCGATTCCCTGAACATCAAGTTCTCGAAGATCCGGGTGAATCAGGCGGGCTACCGCACGACCGACCGCAAGTTTTTCTACACCGTGGGCGCGACGGGAACGACTTTCAAGGTCATCGATGAGGGGAAGGCGCAGGTGGCGACGGGGACGCTGACCGCGACCGGGCAGTCGACTTCGGGGCAGCTTTCCATCAAAGCTTCAAACAACGCCTCCTTGGTCTCCGGCGGCGACACGCGTTATACCATGATTGGACCGATTTTTTCCGGCCCGGTTTCCGAGGGTGAAATCCCGACGAGCATCGCTCCGGGCAAATACCGCATCGTGGTCGGCACCGATACTTCGGCGCCTTTCATGGTCGACAACCGGATTTACAGCTGGGTCAAGGATGCCCTCCTCAAGTTCTATGGCGTCAACCGCGACGGCAATACCGATTCCTGGTTCCATCCCGCCTCGCATATGAAAGACGGTCCCAATGGGGATGGCTCCTTGACCGGAGGCTGGTTTGATTGCGGAGATCACCTGAAGGAATCCCAAACCATGGGTTATGCCATGGCCATGCTCGGCCTTTACTCGGCAACGCTTCCGGATCGCGACGCGGACCATTATGGCAGGAATCAGAACGATACCTATCGCACCGACGGCGTCCCCGACATGCTCTACGAAACCAAAATCGGCGCGGATTACTTCTTGAAATCCTACGACCTCGCCAAAGGCGATCCCTCGAAGATGATCACTTCCATCGGATCTTTCGGGGGCGATCATGGCTGGTGGGGGCGGCCGGAATTCCAGGACGGGTTGCCGCATGATCGCGGCGGACCCGTTCGCGACGTACGCGTGGAGGTCGGGGCCAACGTCACCGGGAAAATCGCCGCCGGGTTGGCTTTCTTCTCCCGGCAATACTCCCCATTCGACAAAGATTATTCGGATCGCTGCTTGGCGGCCGCCAAGAAGATATACGCATACGGAAAGACCAATCTCACCATCACGAATAGCTCGGCTTACAACGGTGATGCTTCTTATCGCGATGATTTGGCCTTGGCGGCGGTCGCCTTGTTGTGGGCCACGAAGGATACGACATACAAGAATGACCTGATTGCCAACGCCACCCTAGGGACCTACGCGAACACCAATTACTACGTCCAAGGGACCTTCGCGGCAGGTTGGCTCGCCGATAGCGGCCAAGGCTACCTCAATCGCGGCGGCGCCAACACCTGCTGGGCAAGCCTCCAGATGCCCACGCTTTGGGCTTTCTATCGCTTGATCCTGAAGGATTCGGCGCAAGCCGCGACCTATGGCATTACCAGTCAGCGGTTGGATTTAATCGAGGACGTCGCTTTCGGATACATCGCCAATCTCGGCTGGATGCAAGGCGGCACAAGCACCATCACCTTACCGGCATCGAATCCCCAGCTTTACGGGGGCAACATCCTGACCTATGATCCGCTTTGGAAGATCAACACCCATATCGGCGCCAATGCAACCCCGGTCTATAACCGTTATATCGCAGGCAACTCCTCAGATATTTTCTGCTATTACGATATGGCGAAGGATCTGCAAGGCAAAGCCTTGCCGCATACCCCTGCTTCCATGGATTGGAAAGCGGATGAAGTGCATCAACTGCTGGTGCGCCAAATGGATTACATGCTGGGAGTGAACCCCTGGGACATCAGCATGATCTACGGCGTAGGCGCGAAGAACTTCAATCATCCCCATCATCGCGGAGCCAATCCGGAGGGATCGAATCTGCCCGGCGCTTTTTATCATTACCGCCCCCCCGTGGGGGCCTTGCAAGGCGGCTATCCTGCGGCAGGCCAGAACGGTTCCGGCTTGTACTATGAATTTTGGGGAGATTACGATCATTCCGAATCTTGCCTGGACGGGACGACCAGCATGCTTTTGCCGGCATTGGGCTTGGCCAACGACGAGGCCGCGGATCCCTTGGCTGTGCAAGTGCAAATCGAATACGTCGGCACCGATCATGCGATCATCATTGTGCGGCAAAGCCGATTCGGCACCGCCCTAATCCGCTACGGAACTTCGGCGACCGCGCTCAACACGACTAAAGCCGGCGATTCCGCCGGCATGGAGCATCGCATCGTCCTCTCCGGTTTGACGCCTGGCACCACTTATTACTTTCAGGCCGAAGCCGTCGACATCAAAGGGGGTTCGGGTCTCAATGATAACGGCGGGAGCAAGTTCGTTTTCACGACCCTGGCCCAGCCCCCGGGCGCGGCCCAAATCGCCCAGGTGAAGGTTTGCAACGTCACCGATAAGACGGCGGAGATCCTTTGGTACACTCCGAACGGCGCTTACGATAGCAAGGTGGTCTACGGAACCGGCAAACCGCCGACCCAGGTGCATGACGGCGACATCACGGACGATAACCAAGGGCAGTTCTATACCTTCACGACGAAAATCCAGCACGTGGAATTCGATGTCCGCGCGATCAGCTACCCGTTGGACGGCAAGACCTATCTGGGCTTCAATATCGTGAACCAGGATATCAAAAGTTACGATTCGCTAGATGTGCGCTTGTACATGCGCGCGACTGTGGACCAGATGGCCGACTTCGGCGTACGCGCCGACATCGGGCAGGCCTACCTTTCCACCGGCTATCTCGATCCCACTAATGCCTTCAAGACCGGGCTGGACACCCTCATCCAGCGCGTGAAGCCGGTACGAATGGACGAGACCTTCGACGCCGCGACCAACACTTATTTTTGGTACGTCTCGCTGCCGATGGGAAACGCCGTGATGGCCTCGGGAGCACGATTCCGCGTCGACGTGACATTCGTCAAACGTAACGAGCATAACGATCTACTCGACCAGCCCTCCACCTATGTCCCAAGCTCGAAGGACTGGAGCTGGGCTCCCCATTCGCGGGCCCAAGGCGATCCCGTCGACTTCGGAGGCATTAAAACCGGGACCAAGGACGATGTCGATACCAAGTACATCTTCACCGAGGTCGACCCCTACATCACCGTATACCGCAAGGGCCAATTCGTCTGGGGTTATTCGCCTTCGAGCAAGGAACAAGCCACCAAGGTTACGAATTACCAGATGAACGTGCAGATCACGGCGCCCCTGAACAATCCTCCTGAGGATTACAAGAAGCTGGATCAAGCTTCCTCTACCGCCATCGTTAAGGGCACGGTCACCATCTCGGACGCGGGCAAGCTCACGGACGTTTGGGTGAACGGTGAACGCGTCGCCAATGTCTCCCAGGTCGCAACCTACGACGCCAAGGCCAATGCCTGGAACCTGAACGTGCCGATCAAACTGAAGCCCGGCCCCAATGAAGTCGATATCACCCTGTTCGGAGGCGCCGATCCCAATTGCCAGGGTTGCGTGGGCTGCGCCTTCGTCAACCGGCACTTTTAG
- the murI gene encoding glutamate racemase, with product MQIGIFDSGFGGLSIFRSIRARFPSYDYVYLGDNARAPYGNRSFEAIYRFTKEGVDHLFARGCKLVIIACNTASAKALRSIQQKNLPLEHPDRRVLGIIRPSAEALADYPRDRAVALWATEGTVKSGSFALELEKLAPGLRLIQKACPLLVPLVEAGEISGPGIEYYLDKYWQETLDLARAAAPKGGPQGGIGALLLACTHYPLLHPLIRKRVPAGIDIVVQGDIVAPSLADYLSRHREIESSLSRGGTQRFLTTDQTDGFDRLSEVFLGHRVVSERVEI from the coding sequence ATGCAAATTGGAATATTCGATTCGGGGTTCGGCGGGCTCTCCATCTTCCGGAGCATACGCGCCCGTTTCCCGTCCTACGACTACGTATATCTGGGCGACAATGCCCGCGCGCCGTACGGCAACCGTTCCTTCGAGGCGATTTACCGCTTCACCAAGGAAGGCGTCGATCACCTGTTCGCGCGCGGCTGCAAACTCGTCATCATCGCCTGTAATACCGCTTCCGCCAAGGCCCTGCGCTCCATCCAGCAGAAGAACCTCCCCCTGGAGCATCCCGATCGCCGCGTGCTCGGCATTATCCGCCCTTCCGCCGAGGCCCTGGCCGACTACCCCCGCGACCGCGCGGTCGCCCTGTGGGCCACCGAAGGCACGGTCAAGTCGGGAAGTTTCGCGCTCGAGCTGGAAAAGCTCGCCCCGGGTTTGCGCCTGATCCAGAAGGCCTGCCCGCTCCTGGTCCCGCTGGTGGAAGCGGGCGAGATCTCCGGTCCGGGCATCGAATACTACCTCGACAAGTATTGGCAGGAAACGCTCGACCTGGCCCGCGCCGCCGCACCGAAGGGGGGGCCGCAGGGAGGCATCGGCGCTTTGCTGTTGGCCTGCACCCATTACCCGCTCCTCCACCCCCTCATCCGCAAACGCGTTCCGGCCGGGATCGATATCGTGGTGCAAGGCGACATCGTCGCGCCCAGCCTGGCGGATTACCTCTCGCGGCATCGCGAGATCGAAAGCTCGCTATCGCGCGGCGGCACCCAGCGATTCCTCACGACGGATCAAACCGATGGCTTCGATCGCCTCTCGGAAGTATTCCTCGGGCACCGCGTGGTATCGGAGCGGGTCGAGATCTAA
- a CDS encoding curlin repeat-containing protein, with product MKPFAWALFLLGAAQAVPTAWAADPIELDSVKLLMLDPNDVSLRDVSMLPPNARPDRFRLTRVEALLREPFRLGEVTTEIMGRTAPDTGRARLPVHPDSLWPLLDAPVSSDAAGARVPAGNVSVTPAAAGKAAVVRAPGDTGAAKAGPVRAFAPDSSAPEIDIALLRAGLKEHTSGLSAEEALFLYREAPGLFLQDEEDTTLTPVQMELKRLEDDTRTHRVMELADRLHREGLSRAAAAAWRLEAWLIGEVRAGRARQAAALLKRLGGNDIPVHLGGTGADRYIVGQGIWIDPGGDDEYVFKGPGKPGGFSMVVDGGGDDLYISKDSLDLGAGNLGVSLIADLGGSDRYLGRNFAWGSALFGYASLFDAAGHDSYEGRCASLGFGFFGIGVLQDESGNDVYTASLLSEGAASTRGLGALLDRSGDDRYLARPTFKDDLRYSDHYIQMVQGFATGFSPDYGGGIGLLRDGAGNDVYLADIFGQGSAYWYALGLLIDEAGDDRYEAHQYAQGAGVHIAVGAALDFGGNDQRASKGVSQGCGHDYGFGYLYDRGGDDNYFAVDMSQGAGSANGLGIMQDGSGNDFYVTANPEMALGHADLRRDRGSYGFFLDRGGKDKYTRPRSDGAAWRVSDGKLKGNGFGLDR from the coding sequence GTGAAGCCGTTCGCCTGGGCATTGTTCCTGCTGGGCGCCGCCCAGGCCGTACCAACCGCTTGGGCCGCCGATCCCATCGAATTGGATTCGGTCAAGCTCCTGATGCTGGACCCCAACGACGTTTCCCTGCGGGACGTTTCCATGTTGCCTCCCAACGCCCGTCCGGACCGCTTCCGGCTGACCCGGGTGGAAGCCTTGTTGCGGGAGCCTTTCCGCTTGGGGGAGGTGACCACGGAAATCATGGGCCGCACCGCTCCCGACACGGGCCGGGCGAGGCTTCCCGTCCATCCCGATTCCCTGTGGCCCCTGTTGGATGCGCCCGTTTCCAGCGACGCGGCCGGAGCCCGCGTCCCCGCAGGTAACGTGTCGGTTACCCCGGCGGCTGCGGGTAAGGCCGCCGTTGTCCGTGCCCCGGGCGACACGGGCGCGGCCAAGGCCGGGCCGGTACGGGCGTTCGCGCCCGATTCCTCGGCGCCGGAGATCGATATCGCCCTGCTGCGCGCCGGCCTCAAGGAACACACTTCGGGCCTCTCCGCGGAGGAAGCTCTCTTCCTTTACCGCGAGGCTCCCGGCCTCTTCCTCCAGGACGAAGAGGATACCACCTTGACCCCGGTGCAGATGGAGCTGAAGCGGTTGGAAGATGATACGCGCACGCACCGGGTGATGGAATTGGCGGATCGCCTCCATCGAGAAGGGTTATCGCGCGCGGCGGCGGCGGCCTGGCGCCTGGAGGCCTGGCTGATCGGGGAGGTGCGCGCGGGCCGGGCCCGGCAGGCGGCGGCCCTTCTGAAGCGCCTGGGCGGGAACGATATCCCCGTCCATTTGGGCGGGACGGGAGCGGACCGGTACATCGTGGGGCAGGGGATTTGGATCGATCCCGGCGGCGACGACGAATACGTATTCAAGGGACCGGGGAAGCCGGGAGGCTTCAGCATGGTCGTGGACGGCGGAGGGGACGATCTTTACATCTCCAAGGACAGCCTCGATCTGGGAGCAGGTAACCTGGGGGTTTCCCTGATCGCGGACCTGGGCGGATCCGATCGCTATCTGGGCCGCAACTTCGCCTGGGGCTCGGCGCTGTTCGGATACGCGTCCCTCTTCGATGCGGCCGGGCACGACTCTTACGAAGGCCGCTGCGCCTCCCTCGGCTTCGGCTTTTTCGGCATCGGCGTGCTCCAGGACGAAAGCGGGAATGACGTATATACCGCCAGCCTGCTCTCGGAAGGCGCGGCCTCCACGCGGGGGTTGGGCGCGCTCCTCGATCGATCAGGGGATGATCGCTACCTGGCGCGCCCCACCTTCAAGGATGATCTGCGTTACTCGGATCATTACATCCAGATGGTGCAGGGTTTCGCCACGGGTTTTTCCCCGGACTACGGGGGCGGCATCGGCCTGTTACGGGACGGGGCCGGCAACGACGTCTATCTGGCCGATATCTTCGGGCAAGGTTCGGCCTATTGGTACGCCCTGGGTTTGCTCATCGACGAGGCCGGGGACGACCGCTACGAGGCCCATCAATACGCGCAAGGGGCCGGGGTGCATATCGCGGTAGGCGCGGCCCTGGACTTCGGCGGTAACGATCAACGGGCTTCCAAGGGCGTCAGCCAGGGTTGCGGCCACGATTACGGATTCGGCTACCTCTACGATCGCGGCGGCGACGATAACTACTTCGCCGTCGACATGAGCCAAGGCGCCGGCAGCGCCAACGGCTTGGGGATCATGCAAGACGGGTCCGGGAACGATTTCTACGTCACCGCCAATCCGGAGATGGCTTTGGGCCATGCCGATTTGCGGCGCGACCGGGGCAGTTACGGTTTCTTCCTCGATCGCGGGGGCAAGGACAAATACACCCGGCCGCGCAGCGATGGCGCCGCGTGGCGCGTCTCGGACGGAAAGTTGAAGGGCAATGGCTTCGGTCTGGACAGATAA
- a CDS encoding HEAT repeat domain-containing protein: protein MASVWTDKHWRACAKLALGLAGALIASTTPPVFAAAPATANAAAVSKATPKAVAIVPVLTRQDSLFIAAATGEPRFQRIRDSSEKILVAGDTATLDYLIAHRLMGQTPRQRHYVETLFKAISDSGRHPAAAARLSAALPAVPDSLKTQLLHIGSELGDSSFLKTARHFLEHDSLEVRKNAVRSLGSYPSPDNAAWLIAGLDKTRDLERAERLWALGRQKGFQDWPKVLPILRDSNLYNRELARRIVAASCVDWSNVEKLAPSPMDDDELLEWVLMADESPGLSAKIWVRKHVPMLSPARMKFIGSALRLQ from the coding sequence ATGGCTTCGGTCTGGACAGATAAGCATTGGCGCGCTTGCGCGAAGTTGGCGCTGGGCCTGGCCGGCGCCTTGATCGCGAGTACTACGCCTCCGGTTTTCGCGGCTGCGCCTGCAACCGCAAACGCAGCGGCCGTCTCGAAGGCCACGCCCAAAGCCGTCGCGATCGTCCCCGTCCTGACGCGCCAGGACTCCCTCTTCATCGCCGCCGCCACCGGCGAGCCTCGCTTCCAACGCATACGCGATAGCTCCGAGAAGATCCTGGTAGCGGGGGACACGGCCACCCTGGACTATTTGATCGCCCATCGCCTCATGGGCCAGACCCCGCGCCAGCGTCATTACGTGGAGACCTTATTCAAGGCCATCTCCGACTCCGGCCGGCATCCCGCCGCCGCCGCCCGCTTGTCCGCGGCTTTGCCGGCGGTCCCTGACAGCTTGAAGACGCAATTGCTGCACATCGGGTCCGAGCTAGGGGACTCTTCCTTTCTGAAGACCGCCCGCCATTTCCTCGAACACGATAGCCTGGAGGTGCGCAAGAACGCGGTCCGCAGCCTGGGGTCCTATCCGTCGCCGGACAACGCCGCCTGGCTGATCGCGGGATTGGACAAGACCCGGGACCTGGAGCGGGCCGAACGCCTGTGGGCCTTGGGCAGGCAGAAGGGCTTCCAGGACTGGCCGAAGGTGCTGCCCATCTTGAGGGACTCGAATTTATACAACCGCGAGTTGGCGCGCCGCATCGTGGCGGCGTCTTGCGTCGATTGGTCCAACGTGGAAAAGCTGGCCCCCTCGCCCATGGACGATGACGAGCTTTTGGAGTGGGTCCTGATGGCGGACGAATCCCCGGGCCTATCGGCCAAAATCTGGGTCCGCAAGCACGTGCCCATGCTCTCGCCGGCGCGCATGAAGTTCATCGGGTCCGCCCTGCGTTTGCAATAG
- a CDS encoding glutamate dehydrogenase, with protein sequence MIQPTRKLTPFGEVNARVNRASDLLGIKENYRRLLTSCWREVKVSLPITNDKGEMNVYEGYRVQHNGVRGPYKGGVRYHPEVDLDEVKALASLMTWKCAIVNIPFGGAKGGIAVDPSKLSERELQTLSRRFMMSVKGMVGPYKDIMAPDVGTNPKVMGWMMDAYQQVAGYSPAIVTGKPVALGGTPDRLDATGLGVAMITRRILEERKEFLSGKSVVVQGFGNVGSFAALHLHRMSAKVVAIGDVTGVVRDKDGIDVEKLMAHFEANRTLKGFPQGEFAPREQLDVLTVPCDILVPAALGHVIHSGNMDKIRARYVIEGANGPITPEADEYLGRQGIIVVPDILANAGGVVGSYFEWAQNIQVHNWERAESKLELDKFMSTALAGVSAAAKKHAINYREAAFVVGVDRVFQAAVARGH encoded by the coding sequence ATGATCCAACCCACCCGTAAACTCACCCCCTTTGGAGAAGTCAACGCCCGCGTCAACCGCGCCTCCGATTTGCTCGGTATCAAGGAGAATTACCGCCGGCTCCTCACCTCATGCTGGCGGGAAGTCAAGGTCTCCCTGCCCATTACCAACGACAAGGGAGAGATGAACGTCTACGAGGGTTACCGCGTCCAGCACAACGGCGTGCGTGGGCCCTATAAGGGCGGCGTGCGTTACCATCCCGAGGTGGATTTGGATGAGGTGAAGGCCCTAGCTTCCCTGATGACCTGGAAATGCGCTATCGTGAACATTCCCTTCGGCGGCGCCAAGGGCGGCATCGCGGTCGATCCCTCCAAATTATCCGAGCGGGAATTGCAGACGCTTTCCCGACGGTTCATGATGAGCGTGAAGGGCATGGTGGGCCCTTACAAGGATATCATGGCGCCCGACGTGGGCACTAATCCCAAGGTGATGGGATGGATGATGGACGCCTATCAGCAAGTGGCAGGATATTCGCCGGCCATCGTTACCGGTAAGCCGGTGGCCCTGGGAGGCACCCCGGATCGACTAGACGCGACCGGCCTGGGCGTCGCGATGATCACGCGGCGCATCCTGGAAGAACGCAAGGAATTTCTGAGCGGGAAAAGCGTGGTGGTGCAAGGCTTCGGCAACGTAGGCAGCTTCGCCGCCCTGCATCTGCATCGCATGAGCGCCAAGGTGGTCGCCATCGGTGACGTTACGGGCGTGGTGCGGGACAAGGACGGGATCGACGTGGAGAAGCTGATGGCCCATTTCGAGGCCAACCGCACCCTGAAGGGTTTCCCCCAAGGCGAGTTCGCCCCGCGGGAGCAATTGGACGTCCTCACGGTCCCCTGCGATATCCTGGTGCCGGCGGCGCTGGGGCACGTCATTCATTCCGGCAACATGGACAAGATCAGGGCCCGCTATGTCATCGAAGGCGCCAACGGCCCGATCACCCCGGAAGCGGACGAATACTTAGGGCGGCAGGGGATTATCGTGGTGCCCGACATCCTGGCCAATGCGGGCGGGGTGGTCGGCTCCTATTTCGAGTGGGCCCAGAACATCCAGGTCCACAATTGGGAGCGCGCGGAAAGCAAATTGGAGCTCGACAAATTCATGTCGACGGCCTTGGCCGGCGTCTCGGCGGCGGCCAAGAAGCACGCCATCAATTACCGCGAGGCGGCTTTCGTGGTGGGCGTGGATCGCGTGTTCCAGGCGGCGGTGGCCCGCGGGCATTGA
- a CDS encoding dihydroorotate oxidase, whose protein sequence is MPDTLKIEQRGQGVVHHDYSRGLGDFLLETFKSVVRTPEARHKLYSTYAACADLIPHGRPHHDLEKTVRFHDRSVPLTLASPIMLAAGGNKYADHLAAYAGLGFGAVSVGSATREAREGNPFRPRMRMLPKDRSMSNAMGLNNPGVEAIATEVDKALGKCHRRKLALGISVADTPGDDDAEAKIADVLATFRRAYRAADYIELNVSCPNTGKNRLDRQEAFLTDLLREVMEARKGLAPRKAVLVKLSPDLSARALDANLQIISDAGVTGLVLFNTFPGDKARYLRMQTPEEEIKPVQADGGKGGLSGRILYKNTLPAVQYIRRQLPKLTIFASGGVDHGAKVLDLIEAGADAVQCYSVVAYRWNAIRKMNKELLEAMRARGVQSLDAYPPATA, encoded by the coding sequence ATGCCCGATACGCTCAAGATCGAGCAACGCGGCCAAGGGGTCGTACATCACGATTATAGTCGCGGGCTAGGCGATTTCCTGCTGGAAACCTTCAAGTCCGTGGTGCGCACCCCGGAAGCCAGGCACAAGCTTTACTCCACTTACGCGGCCTGCGCCGATCTCATTCCGCATGGCCGGCCCCATCACGATCTCGAGAAGACCGTCCGTTTCCACGACCGCAGCGTGCCTTTGACCTTGGCCAGCCCCATCATGCTGGCCGCGGGAGGCAATAAGTACGCCGACCATCTGGCAGCTTATGCGGGCCTCGGCTTCGGCGCGGTTTCGGTGGGCTCGGCCACCCGCGAAGCCCGCGAGGGGAATCCCTTCCGCCCCCGCATGCGCATGCTGCCCAAGGACCGCTCCATGAGCAACGCCATGGGGCTCAACAATCCGGGCGTGGAGGCCATCGCCACCGAAGTGGATAAAGCCCTCGGCAAGTGCCACCGCCGCAAGCTGGCCCTCGGGATCAGCGTGGCGGATACCCCCGGCGACGATGATGCCGAAGCCAAGATCGCGGACGTGCTGGCCACCTTCCGGCGCGCCTATCGCGCCGCCGATTACATCGAGCTCAACGTGAGTTGCCCGAACACGGGGAAGAACCGCCTGGACAGGCAAGAAGCCTTCCTGACGGACCTGTTGCGCGAGGTGATGGAAGCCCGTAAGGGGCTGGCGCCGCGCAAAGCCGTACTGGTCAAGCTTTCGCCCGACCTTTCCGCGCGCGCCTTGGATGCCAATCTGCAGATCATCTCCGACGCCGGGGTTACGGGCCTGGTCCTTTTCAACACCTTCCCCGGCGATAAGGCCCGCTACCTGCGCATGCAGACCCCCGAGGAAGAGATCAAGCCGGTGCAAGCCGACGGCGGCAAAGGCGGCTTATCCGGTCGCATTTTGTACAAGAATACCTTGCCCGCGGTCCAGTACATCCGCAGGCAATTGCCCAAGCTGACCATCTTCGCCTCGGGAGGGGTGGACCACGGCGCCAAGGTACTTGACCTGATCGAAGCCGGCGCCGACGCCGTGCAATGCTACTCCGTGGTCGCCTACCGCTGGAACGCCATCCGCAAGATGAACAAGGAATTGCTCGAAGCCATGCGCGCCCGCGGCGTCCAAAGCCTGGACGCCTATCCGCCCGCCACCGCTTGA
- a CDS encoding NifU family protein: protein MAKVQKTSETPNPLAIRFHMDAKVVASGSRSYPDPESAQADPTANRLFAIPHVTSVFYVGTTVTVNKDEDGDWNEMITPIADVLEDSISPAPESAAPEEEAFDPYAAGAHIQRPEDFFQLTLEDQLAHLNLVMDEMVRPGLAGDGGGLELLGIEGTTVRIHYEGACGSCPSATSGTLMYIEGALQKKAHPELTVAAD, encoded by the coding sequence ATGGCCAAAGTCCAGAAAACCTCGGAGACACCCAACCCGCTCGCCATCCGCTTCCATATGGACGCGAAGGTGGTCGCATCGGGATCGCGTTCCTATCCCGATCCCGAATCGGCGCAGGCCGACCCTACCGCCAATCGCCTCTTCGCCATTCCCCACGTGACTTCGGTGTTTTACGTCGGGACCACAGTGACGGTGAACAAGGATGAGGACGGCGATTGGAACGAAATGATCACCCCCATCGCGGACGTGTTGGAGGATTCGATCTCGCCCGCGCCGGAATCCGCGGCTCCGGAAGAGGAGGCTTTCGATCCGTATGCCGCCGGCGCCCATATCCAGCGGCCGGAGGATTTCTTCCAACTGACGCTAGAGGACCAGTTAGCCCACCTGAATCTCGTCATGGATGAGATGGTGCGGCCGGGGCTGGCGGGCGATGGCGGGGGATTGGAGCTATTGGGAATCGAGGGCACTACGGTGCGCATCCACTATGAAGGCGCTTGCGGAAGCTGTCCCAGCGCGACTTCGGGAACCCTGATGTACATCGAAGGGGCCTTGCAGAAGAAGGCCCATCCCGAACTGACGGTCGCGGCGGATTAG
- a CDS encoding fibronectin type III domain-containing protein — protein sequence MKMRIALPLALAALPLVFLARRGAVAEVDAVSAASLTVATANITATTATINYSKDKYNYGTRTLCYDPAPATAANNCSTKNASGNAGSFNITGLTPNTQYNYSIKAIDTRGGERPYTSSGTFKTLTTAGIIPVLPGARPAGFDQFDAAGRRQNPVQGRGGEGVIFTNRMAQPTNR from the coding sequence ATGAAAATGCGCATCGCTTTGCCGTTGGCCCTCGCCGCGCTGCCTCTCGTGTTCCTGGCACGGCGCGGAGCCGTAGCGGAAGTAGACGCCGTTTCGGCGGCCAGCCTCACCGTCGCGACCGCCAATATCACGGCCACTACGGCTACCATCAATTACAGCAAGGACAAGTACAACTACGGGACCCGTACCTTGTGCTATGATCCCGCCCCGGCCACGGCGGCGAATAATTGCAGCACCAAGAACGCATCCGGCAACGCGGGTTCGTTCAACATTACGGGGCTCACCCCCAACACCCAATACAATTACAGCATCAAGGCGATAGATACCCGGGGCGGAGAAAGGCCCTATACCTCGTCGGGAACCTTCAAGACCTTGACCACAGCAGGCATCATCCCCGTCCTTCCCGGGGCGCGCCCTGCGGGCTTCGATCAATTCGACGCCGCCGGCCGGCGCCAGAACCCGGTCCAGGGCCGCGGCGGCGAAGGCGTGATCTTCACGAACCGGATGGCCCAGCCGACGAATCGTTGA